In the genome of Blastocatellia bacterium, the window GACGATTTGGGTTGATCTGTTTGCCTATCAAACGGTCGAGCCGCTCATCGTGCGCGTGGGCTGGACGCCCGACAGCCAGAAAGTCGTCTACGAGATTCAGGATCGAGAGCAAACCTGGCTCGATCTCAACCTGGCCGATCCAGCGACCGGCGCCAGCCAGAGGCTCTTTCGGGAAACGAGCCCCGCCTGGGTGGAAGTCATTGATCTCCCCTTCTGGCTTCGCGATGGGTCCTTTCTCTGGCAGAGCGAGCGTAGCGGCTGGCAGCACCTCTATCACTATCGGCGCGACGGGACGCTCATCCGGGCCGTGACATCAGGAGCGTGGGAAGTCCGCACCTTGCACGGTGTGGATGAGACCAACGGCTGGGTCTATTTCTCCGGGACCGAGCGCAGTCACATTGGCAGCGATGCCTATCGCATTCGCCTGGATGGGACCGGTCTGGAACGCCTCACCGAAGCTCCCGGAACGCACCAGGTGTCGTTCAATCCGACGTTCACCCACTTCGTTGATACCTGGAGTGATGTTCAAACGCCGCCGCAGGTTCGCCTCTTCACCGTCCAGGGCACGCTCGTGCGCGTCATTGATGAAAATAAAGTGGAGGCCCTCGGACAATATAAGCTGAGCAAACCGGAATTCGTGCAGGTGAAAACGCGGGACGGCTTCGTCTTGGAGGCGATGATGATTCGCCCTCCTGACTTCGATCCGAAGAAGAAATATCCCGTCTGGAGCTACACCTACAGCGGACCGCATGCGCCGCAGGTGCGCAACAGTTGGGGTGGGACAACCTATATGTGGCATCAGATGCTGGCGCAGAAAGGCTACATCATCTGGGTGTGCGACAATCGTACGGCCAGCGGCAAAGGGGCGCAGTCCACCTGGCCGGTCTACAAAAACTTCGGCGAGTTGGAGTTGAGGGATTTGGAAGAATGTCTGGCCTGGTTGAAGCAGCAACCTTATGTTGACGGCTCACGGATCGGGCTCACCGGCTGGAGCTTCGGCGGCTTCATGACGCTCTATGCCATGACCCATTCGACGAGCTTCAAGATCGGAATTGCCGGAGGTTCGGTTACCGACTGGCGCGACTACGATACGATCTACACCGAGCGGTACATGCGGACCCCACAGAACAATCCCGAGGGCTATGAGAAAAGCTCCCCCCGGAATGCCGCCAAAAATCTTCACGGCAAGTTGCTCCTCATTCATGGGACAATGGATGACAACGTTCACCTGCAAAACACTATCCAGTTCCTCTATGAGCTGCAAAAGGCAGGCAAGCAGGTGGAGCTGATGCTCTATCCGAAGTCGCGTCACGGAGTGACCGATCCTGCTCTGGTCAAGCACATGCGGGAGACGATGCTGCGCTTCATCGTGGAGAATCTGTGAGGAGGTGCAGAGCGAAGACCGCACCCCCGAAGCCATGAAAATCCTACTACAGATGAACGCGGATGGATACGGAAGAGTGAGACGATTCCCGTCCATCCGTGGTGATTTATCGGAGGAGGTTTTCGTGGGGCGGGAGTTCCGCCCGGAAAGGACGAAAAAAGAGGCCGCCGAGTACACCGATTCTCGCAGGGGGAACCATCGGGCGTGAATCGGTGACATCTCTGGCCATTTTCCGAGGAGGTCGTCTATGAGGGAACACATTCAGCGGATCATTTTCATCGTT includes:
- a CDS encoding prolyl oligopeptidase family serine peptidase; protein product: TIWVDLFAYQTVEPLIVRVGWTPDSQKVVYEIQDREQTWLDLNLADPATGASQRLFRETSPAWVEVIDLPFWLRDGSFLWQSERSGWQHLYHYRRDGTLIRAVTSGAWEVRTLHGVDETNGWVYFSGTERSHIGSDAYRIRLDGTGLERLTEAPGTHQVSFNPTFTHFVDTWSDVQTPPQVRLFTVQGTLVRVIDENKVEALGQYKLSKPEFVQVKTRDGFVLEAMMIRPPDFDPKKKYPVWSYTYSGPHAPQVRNSWGGTTYMWHQMLAQKGYIIWVCDNRTASGKGAQSTWPVYKNFGELELRDLEECLAWLKQQPYVDGSRIGLTGWSFGGFMTLYAMTHSTSFKIGIAGGSVTDWRDYDTIYTERYMRTPQNNPEGYEKSSPRNAAKNLHGKLLLIHGTMDDNVHLQNTIQFLYELQKAGKQVELMLYPKSRHGVTDPALVKHMRETMLRFIVENL